DNA sequence from the Acetoanaerobium noterae genome:
CAGCTCACAGTACAGTGCAGGAAATCTGTGACAATATAGGCGCTGATTCACTAGGCTTTATATCTATAGATGCCCTAAGAGAAGCGGCAGGACCAGAGTTCAAATTTTGCAAGGCTTGCTTTGATGGAAAGTATCCGCTTGACCCTTGCGTACTATAAATAATATTAAAAATACCCATTAAAAAATTGGAGGATATCATGGAAAAGTTAACCTATGCAGCATCAGGAGTCGATATTGACGAAGGCAATCGCGCCGTACAGCTAATGAAAAGCAAGGTAGCATCTACCTACACTAGCGCAGTGGTAGGAGATTTGGGAGCTTTTTCTGGAGGATTTTCATTAAAAGATTTTAAGCATATGGAGGAACCTGTGTTACTTGCGGCTACAGACGGTGTGGGAACAAAGCTCATCATAGCTCAGATGATGGACAAGCACCACAGCGTAGGGCAAGACCTAGTTGCTATGTGTGTCAATGACCTTATTTGCCAAGGTGCAAAGCCACTATTTTTCCTAGATTATGTAGCTACAGGCAAAGTAAATGCAGAAAAAATAGCAAACATAGTTGGCGGAATAGCTGACGGCTGTAAGATGGCAGACTGCTCGCTAATAGGTGGAGAAACTGCAGAAATGCCTGATATGTACACAGAAGATGAATATGATTTAGCTGGGTTTGCAGTAGGAATAGCGGACAAAGCAAAAATTTTAGATGGTTCTAGAGTAAAAGAAGGAGATGTAGTTATAGGACTTGCATCTAGTGGACTTCACAGTAATGGCTACTCCCTGGCTAGAAAGCTTTTCTTTGACCATTTAGGACTAAATATAAATGATAAGATAAATACTAGCATCAGAACTATAGGTGACTTACTGCTAGTACCTACTAAAATCTACGTAAAAACGATTATGGACATATTAGAAAAATATGACATCAAGGCTATAGCTCATATCACAGGTGGAGGACTCCTTGAAAACGTACCTAGAGTA
Encoded proteins:
- the purM gene encoding phosphoribosylformylglycinamidine cyclo-ligase — protein: MEKLTYAASGVDIDEGNRAVQLMKSKVASTYTSAVVGDLGAFSGGFSLKDFKHMEEPVLLAATDGVGTKLIIAQMMDKHHSVGQDLVAMCVNDLICQGAKPLFFLDYVATGKVNAEKIANIVGGIADGCKMADCSLIGGETAEMPDMYTEDEYDLAGFAVGIADKAKILDGSRVKEGDVVIGLASSGLHSNGYSLARKLFFDHLGLNINDKINTSIRTIGDLLLVPTKIYVKTIMDILEKYDIKAIAHITGGGLLENVPRVLPDDLDVYINKGSWNMPEIYKEILALDKIEEKELYKSFNMGIGMVVVVNKEEAKTILDHINENSWDDAFIIGTVEKGSKKVILNGNI